One region of Rhizophagus irregularis chromosome 20, complete sequence genomic DNA includes:
- a CDS encoding NAD-dependent 5,10-methylenetetrahydrafolate dehydrogenase produces the protein MPCKVILSKEISSTFREELKATIKSRGIKPKLVGFLANEDPAAVKYAESTSKTCEETGVTFELRKCDKEQLEDQIVEANEDDSIHGIMIYYPVFGDRQDQYLQNVVSASKDVEGLCHKYIYNMYHNKRYLDEKQTKKCIIPCTPLAIVKVLEYVGVYNSVLPYGDRLHGRVITIINRSEIVGRPLAALLANDGGKVYSVDINNIQEFHRGTGLKLKKHEVRDTNLKIEEILPFSDVVVTGVPTPSYKVPTDLLRDGVVAINFSAFKNFNDNIKEKASIYVPAVGKVTIAMLERNLLRLYDYHNYQS, from the exons ATGCCGTGTAAAGTTATcttatcaaaagaaatttcttcaacttttag AGAAGAATTAAAGGCCACAATAAAATCTCGTGGAATTAAACCAAAACTTGTCGGATTTCTTGCCAATGAGGATCCTGCTGCTGTAAAGTATGCTGAATCTACATCGAAAACTTGTGAAGAAACCGGTGTAACTTTTGAACTAAGAAAATGTGATAAAGAACAATTAGAAGATCAAATTGTTGAAGCTAACGAGGATGACAGCATACACggtataatgatttattatccTGTATTTGGAGATCGTCAG gatcaatATCTTCAAAATGTTGTTAGTGCTTCAAAAGATGTGGAAGGATTATGTCATAAgtacatatataatatgtatCATAATAAACGATATCTTGACGAAAAACAAACTAAGAAATGCATTATCCCTTGCACACCATTGGCAATAGTTAAG GTATTAGAATATGTTGGAGTGTATAATTCAGTTCTGCCATACGGAGATCGATTACACGGACGtgtaattactataattaatcGTAGTGAAATTGTTGGACGTCCCCTCGCTGCTTTATTGGCTAATGATGGAGGAAAAGTATATTCTgtagatataaataatattcaagaattCCATCGTGGAACtggtttgaaattaaaaaaacatgag gTTCGGGATACAAATTTAAAGATTGAAGAAATTTTACCGTTTTCAGATGTAGTAGTAACTGGAGTTCCAACACCTTCTTATAAAGTTCCTACTGATTTATTACGTGATGGAGTTGTAGCAATAAATTTTTCtgcatttaaaaattttaatgataatattaaagaaaaagctaGTATTTATGTTCCGGCTGTTGGTAAAGTTACTATCGCAATGTTGGAAAGAAATTTATTGAGATTATatgattatcataattatcaatcataa